In the genome of Neisseria animaloris, one region contains:
- a CDS encoding YdcH family protein — protein sequence MFPEYRDLIAKLRREDAHFARLFDEHNDLDDKITGLTNNPVTGGLDEIEVLKKQKLHLKDQLYAILRKTEAENA from the coding sequence ATGTTTCCAGAATACCGTGATTTGATTGCTAAACTGAGACGGGAAGACGCACACTTCGCCCGTTTGTTTGACGAGCACAACGATTTGGACGACAAAATTACCGGTTTGACCAATAATCCCGTTACCGGCGGTTTGGATGAAATCGAGGTGCTGAAAAAACAAAAACTGCATCTGAAAGACCAGTTATACGCTATTTTGCGTAAAACCGAAGCCGAAAACGCGTAA
- a CDS encoding cupin domain-containing protein, translating into MKQYTLDPHALIGGVIAEDNDQQIVQLSLQKDNEIPTYETDAILLLIVLNGSAQIITEKETLDTKGLQVVRLEPHEAHSIRALENNTNILVFKQLTHELVFSKKLRFGSCCM; encoded by the coding sequence ATGAAGCAATACACTCTCGATCCCCACGCCTTAATCGGCGGCGTGATTGCCGAAGACAACGACCAACAAATCGTGCAGCTTTCCCTTCAGAAAGACAACGAAATCCCTACCTACGAAACCGATGCCATCCTCCTGCTGATCGTGCTCAACGGCAGCGCGCAAATCATCACCGAAAAAGAAACGCTCGATACCAAAGGTCTGCAAGTGGTGCGCTTGGAACCGCACGAAGCCCACAGCATCCGCGCACTGGAAAACAACACCAATATTCTGGTGTTCAAACAGCTCACCCACGAGCTGGTGTTCAGCAAAAAACTGCGTTTCGGCAGCTGCTGCATGTAA